GGGCGCATGAGCATTGCTCCGGATACGGTCTCGACATCACGTGCAATCGGTGTTGAAACCGTCGGCATGACCAAGGCTTTCGGCACTCTGGTCGCGCTGGATGACGTTTCGATCCGGGTGACACCCGGGTCCTTTCACGCGCTGCTCGGCGAAAACGGTGCCGGCAAGTCGACGCTCGTCAAATGCATGATGGGGTTCTACCAGCCGACAAGCGGAACCATGCTCGTCAATGAAAATGAAGTCGGCGTTCCAAATCCGCGTGCCGCGCACGCGCTCGGCATCGGCATGGTGTACCAGCACTTCACGCTGGTGCCGTCCCTGACGGCGGCTGAAAACCTCGTCATCGCACGCGCGGACGCTCCGCGCGTCATTGACTGGAAGGCCGAACGCCGGGCGCTGAGCGCCTTTCTGGAAACAACGCCGTTCAAGGTGCCGCTCGACGTCCCGGTGTCCGGGCTTTCGGCCGGTGAAAAGCAGAAACTGGAAATTCTCAAGCAGCTCTATCTGGATCAGCATTTCCTGATCCTCGATGAACCGACATCGGTGCTGACGCCGGACGAGGCCGATGAAGTGCTTGGGCTGTTGCGCGGGATGACAGAGGCCGGTGACCTGACGATCCTGATGATCACGCACAAGTTTCGCGAAGTCACGGCCTATGCGGACGATGTCACGGTGTTGAGACGCGGGCGCGTGGTCGGCGGCGGCCGGGTCCGGGATCTGTCCGTCGACGACATGAGCCGCATGATGATCGGTGAAACTGAAATCCGGGAAAGCGCTGAACGGGCATCTCATCGGCAACCGGCGCTCAAGCTGGAACTGGCCGGACTGTTCGCCGATGACGACGAGGAACTGCCTGCCATCGAAGCCGTCAGCCTGAAGATCCATGCGGGCGAGATTCTCGGCATCGCGGGTGTGTCCGGCAACGGCCAGTCCGAACTGATCGAAGTGCTCTCCGGCCAGCGCCTCTTGAAGGACGGCCGGATCTTCATCGACAAGAAGCCCTATGAGCCCGAGCGCGGACAGATGGACACGTTCAAGGTATTCGGGTTCTCCGAAGAACCGCTCAAGAACGTGGCGGTGCCCCGAATGAGCGTTGCGGAAAACATGGCGTTCCGCACCTTCGACAAGGCGCCGATCTCTCCCTTCAAGGGCTGGTTGTCACCGCCGCCCATGCGCCGTCAGGCCCGGGAGCTGATTGCGGCCTACCGGGTCAAGACACCCTCCACCGAAGAACCGATCGAAAATCTCTCCGGCGGAAACGTGCAACGCGCGATCCTTGCGCGGGAACTCTCCGGTGACGTTGACATTCTGATCGTTGCCAACCCCTGTTTCGGGCTGGACTTTGCGTCCGTTGCCGAAATCAGGGCGCAGATCATGGATCAGCGCAACAACGGGGCCGCAATCCTCCTCGTCTCCGAGGATCTGGACGAAATCCTGGAACTTGCCGACACGGTCGCAGTCATGTCCGAGGGAAAGATCACCTATCAGTCTCCAATGGCGGAAACGGACAGGGCAACGATCGGCCACGCCATGGCGGGACATCACTGATGCTCAAGGTCAATGCCGATCCTTTCACGTTCGCGTTTGACCCGTCCAGCACGGCGCTGGTCGTGATCGACATGCAACGCGACTTCATCGAGCCGGGCGGCTTCGGGGAAACGCTCGGAAACGACGTGTCGCACATGCAGCGGGCGATTTCCCCGACGCGGAACCTCTTGCAGCTGTTCCGGCAAAAGCGATGGCCGGTCTTTCACACACGGGAGTGCCACGCCGCCGACCTCAGCGACTGCCCGCCGGCCAAAAGGGACCGCGGCAGCCCGTCGATGCGCATCGGAGATGACGGGCCGATGGGCCGCATCCTCGTAAGGGGGGAGCCGGGCGCCGAGATTATCGCCGAATGCGCGCCTCTCCCTGGTGAAAACGTCATCGACAAGCCCGGGAAGGGCGCGTTTTACGCGACATCCCTTGGCGAGGATCTTGAACGACTGAAGATCCGCAGCCTCGTCTTTGCCGGTGTCACAACGGAAGTCTGCGTTCAGACGACCATGCGCGAGGCCAATGACCGCGGCTATGAATGCCTCCTGATCGAGGAGGCGACCGAGAGCTATTTTCCCGAGTTCAAGGCGGCGACGCTCGACATGATCCGGGCACAGGGCGGCATCGTCGGCTGGACCGCCCCCCTGAAGTCATTTGCCTCGGCACTCAATCCCCAGGACGAAACCAGATGAGCGAAGAGTTCGACGCCAAAGCCCATGTTGCGCACATGGAGAATCTCATGGGCCTCACGATCGAGGAGGAGTGGCGACCGGTGGTCGAGGCGCATATTTCTGCGATTGAAAAGGCGGCCGCGCTTGTCCGGTCCTTTCCGCTGGAGGAGGAGATTGAAGCCGCACCGGTGTTCGAGGCATGAGCGGCGGAACCGACATCACCGCGATGACCGCGGCGGAGATCGCGCGCGCCGTCGGCGGCGGCAACGTATCGGCAAAGGATATTGTCGAGGCGTCGCTGGCGCAGATCGAAAAGCGCAATCCGGCGGTCAACGCCTTCACCGACGTAACAGCGGATGCCGCCCTGGCGGACGCGCGAAAGATTGACGATGCTGTTGCAGCCGGCACGAGATTACCGCTCGCCGGTGTTCCCTTCGCGGTGAAGAACCTGTTCGATATTGAGGGCGTCGTCACGCGGGCCGGGTCGAAGATCAATCGGGGTAACGCCCCTGCGACGGCCGACGCGACACTCGTTCAAAACCTGCGCCGGCAGGGCGCCGTCCTGATGGGCGGGCTGAACATGGGCGAATATGCCTATGATTTTACGGGCGAAAACATTCACGACGGAAACTGCCTGAACCCTCATGACCCGAGCCGGATGAGCGGTGGATCGTCGTCAGGATCCGGAGCGGCCGTTGCCTCCGGCATGGTGCCGGTAAGCCTCGGATCGGACACCAACGGGTCGATCCGGGTACCCTCGTCCTTCTGCGGCCTTTTCGGTCTCAAGCCCACCTACGGGCGTCTGTCGCGCCATGGCACCTACCCGTTTGTCGGCAGCCTCGACCACCTCGGACCCATGGCAAGATCGGCCGCCGATCTGTCGCTGGTCTTCGATGCGCTTCAGGGAGCCGATCCGAACGACCCGGCGCAGGCGGCAAGACCCGCGCTCGCGACCTGTGAACAGATCGCGCAAAGGGCGGACAGACTGCGCATCGCGGTTGCCGGCGGCTATTTCCGGGAAAAGGCGGAACCGGAAGCGCTTGCCGCCGTGGACACCGTTGCGCGCGCGCTGGGAGCTTCGGATGAAATCGACATTCCCGAGGCCGCGCGTGCCCGGGCCGCAGCCTATGTGATCACCAGCGCGGAAGGCGCGAACCTGCACTTCGAGCGCATCGTGGCGCGCCCCGCAGACTACGATCCGGACACGCGCGACAGGTTTCTGGCAGGGACCACGGTCCCGGCTCTTTGGGTGCAGCAGGCGCAGCGCTTTCGCAGCTGGTTTCGCGCAAAGATGCGCAGGATATTCGAAGACGTCGATATTCTGCTCGCCCCGGCCACACCCTTTTCCGCACTGCCGTCAGGAACGAAGACCATCACGCTGGACGGCCTCACGATGCCCGCACGCCCGAACATCGGTCTGTTCACCCAGCCCGTGTCCTTCATCGGGCTGCCGGTGGTCGCGGTTCCGGTCTGGCTTGAGGGCGCGGCGCTGCCCATCGGCGTTCAGGTGATTGCACCGGCGTGGCGCGAAGACCTGGCGCTGCGAGTTGCCGCCGAACTTGAACGCACCGGCGTCTGCAGAGCGCCTGTCGCCGCCTGAAAACCTTGCTTTGAGGGGAAGATCATGGATGACGCACGCTGGTCCGGGCGGAACCGGGACAAGGACCGGATCAGGGACCTTGTTTGGTCCGGTCTTGAAAAGACCGGCACCAGCATTGGTCCGGCGCACAGCTGCATTCCGAATTTCGCGGGCGCGGACCTTGCGGCGCGCAACCTTGCGCGCCTTCCCGCGTGGCAGGCGGCGAGAGTGGTAAAGTGCAATCCCGATCCGCCGCAGATCCCGGTCAGGCTGCGTGCGCTTTACGAAGGCAAGATCGTCTATGCCCCTGTTCCCGAACTCCTCAAACCATTTCCCTTTGTCCGCCTCGATCCGGATAAGCTCGAACGGAAAGGCATTCAGTTCGAACTGGCGGCGACCTCGCAGGGCTTTGTCGAACACGGTGAGGCGGTTGAATTCGAGGACATGGAACTGCTGGATTTCGTCGTCGTCGGATGTGTCGCCGTCAGCCGTTCGGGCGCGCGGACCGGCAAGGGCGGCGGCTTCGCGGATCTTGAACTCGGCATTTTCCGGGAACTGGACAAGCTCAAGCCGGATACCCTGATCACGACGACGGTTCATTCCTCGCAGGTCGTCGGCAACGATCAACTCGTCATGATGGATCACGACAGCGCGCTCGACGCAATCGCAACGGAAACCGAACTGATCGAAACCGGCACGGAGTTTCCGCAGCCGGAAGGCGTCGCCTGGGACGCTGTCCAGCCGGACCAGTTCCGGGACATCCCGTTTCTTGAAACACTTCGCGGCCGCCTGAATTCCAAGGGGAGGGGGTGATCGATGGACATCAATATTCCGTCCGTGAAAGCCGAGGTTGAAGCGGTCTTTGAAGAATACGAAACGGCGCTTGTCGGCAACGATGTCGCAACGCTCGACCGCCTGTTTCTCGACGCGCCGACAACGATCAGGTACGGCGGCGGCGAGAATCTCTACGGGTATGGAGAGATCGCAGCCTTCAGGTCGGCACGAAGCGACGGCAACCTTCAAAGGCGATTGGAGAGGACGGTGATCACCACCTACGGCTCGGACTTCGCCACGGCCGCGACCCTGTTCTATCGCGACACGGCCCCCGGCAAGGTCGGCCGCCAGATGCAGACCTGGATGAGGACGCCGGACGGCTGGAAGGTCGTCGCTGCCCATGTGAGCGTCATCGCGGAGTGACAATCCCGACTGGATTGACCGGGTGTGCCGGCCTGCGCAGCCGCCGGAAGATCCCTGGCAAACTTTGCCCGGCGACCGGCAGGCGGCAAGCTGCCGCAGGGTGAGTCTACCCCGCAGGCGCCGGAAAAAGGGCCAAAAACAGACTGTGCGTTATATCACCCGCACTCTACGAGATAGTTGCAAACCCATCCCTGACGCATGCTGAAGCCATTGCCGCAGACGCAATTGACGGTCGAAATTTTCACCGGTTCCGATCTCGCATGCGATGACAAGCGGCTGAGTATTCGTTGGGAGGAACGGATGAAAAAGCATCTCCTGGCCGCTGTCTCCGCGGCTGCATTTCTTTCAACCGGCGCAGCTTTTGCGGCGGATGGTCCCTTGAAGGTCGGCGTTCTCGCAACGCTTGAAGGGACATACACGGTTCTCGGCGAGGACGGTGTTCGGGGCCTCAAGACGGCGATGGCCGTCAAGGGCGCCAAGGCAGGCGGAC
This region of uncultured Roseibium sp. genomic DNA includes:
- a CDS encoding AtzE family amidohydrolase, with product MSGGTDITAMTAAEIARAVGGGNVSAKDIVEASLAQIEKRNPAVNAFTDVTADAALADARKIDDAVAAGTRLPLAGVPFAVKNLFDIEGVVTRAGSKINRGNAPATADATLVQNLRRQGAVLMGGLNMGEYAYDFTGENIHDGNCLNPHDPSRMSGGSSSGSGAAVASGMVPVSLGSDTNGSIRVPSSFCGLFGLKPTYGRLSRHGTYPFVGSLDHLGPMARSAADLSLVFDALQGADPNDPAQAARPALATCEQIAQRADRLRIAVAGGYFREKAEPEALAAVDTVARALGASDEIDIPEAARARAAAYVITSAEGANLHFERIVARPADYDPDTRDRFLAGTTVPALWVQQAQRFRSWFRAKMRRIFEDVDILLAPATPFSALPSGTKTITLDGLTMPARPNIGLFTQPVSFIGLPVVAVPVWLEGAALPIGVQVIAPAWREDLALRVAAELERTGVCRAPVAA
- a CDS encoding 5-formyltetrahydrofolate cyclo-ligase, whose translation is MDDARWSGRNRDKDRIRDLVWSGLEKTGTSIGPAHSCIPNFAGADLAARNLARLPAWQAARVVKCNPDPPQIPVRLRALYEGKIVYAPVPELLKPFPFVRLDPDKLERKGIQFELAATSQGFVEHGEAVEFEDMELLDFVVVGCVAVSRSGARTGKGGGFADLELGIFRELDKLKPDTLITTTVHSSQVVGNDQLVMMDHDSALDAIATETELIETGTEFPQPEGVAWDAVQPDQFRDIPFLETLRGRLNSKGRG
- a CDS encoding isochorismatase family cysteine hydrolase is translated as MLKVNADPFTFAFDPSSTALVVIDMQRDFIEPGGFGETLGNDVSHMQRAISPTRNLLQLFRQKRWPVFHTRECHAADLSDCPPAKRDRGSPSMRIGDDGPMGRILVRGEPGAEIIAECAPLPGENVIDKPGKGAFYATSLGEDLERLKIRSLVFAGVTTEVCVQTTMREANDRGYECLLIEEATESYFPEFKAATLDMIRAQGGIVGWTAPLKSFASALNPQDETR
- a CDS encoding DUF4089 domain-containing protein produces the protein MSEEFDAKAHVAHMENLMGLTIEEEWRPVVEAHISAIEKAAALVRSFPLEEEIEAAPVFEA
- a CDS encoding ABC transporter ATP-binding protein; protein product: MSIAPDTVSTSRAIGVETVGMTKAFGTLVALDDVSIRVTPGSFHALLGENGAGKSTLVKCMMGFYQPTSGTMLVNENEVGVPNPRAAHALGIGMVYQHFTLVPSLTAAENLVIARADAPRVIDWKAERRALSAFLETTPFKVPLDVPVSGLSAGEKQKLEILKQLYLDQHFLILDEPTSVLTPDEADEVLGLLRGMTEAGDLTILMITHKFREVTAYADDVTVLRRGRVVGGGRVRDLSVDDMSRMMIGETEIRESAERASHRQPALKLELAGLFADDDEELPAIEAVSLKIHAGEILGIAGVSGNGQSELIEVLSGQRLLKDGRIFIDKKPYEPERGQMDTFKVFGFSEEPLKNVAVPRMSVAENMAFRTFDKAPISPFKGWLSPPPMRRQARELIAAYRVKTPSTEEPIENLSGGNVQRAILARELSGDVDILIVANPCFGLDFASVAEIRAQIMDQRNNGAAILLVSEDLDEILELADTVAVMSEGKITYQSPMAETDRATIGHAMAGHH
- the hpxZ gene encoding oxalurate catabolism protein HpxZ codes for the protein MDINIPSVKAEVEAVFEEYETALVGNDVATLDRLFLDAPTTIRYGGGENLYGYGEIAAFRSARSDGNLQRRLERTVITTYGSDFATAATLFYRDTAPGKVGRQMQTWMRTPDGWKVVAAHVSVIAE